The genomic DNA ATTGTATCTCTCGACGGTCTTTTTTAGCTCTGCAGCAGGGATTTTATAAGCTGCAGCTAGTTCGTCTAGGGTTTCAAATTTCTTTAGTACGCCAGATTCTAGCGGTTTAGTGTAGTGCTCAGGTATGACCATATTTTTTACGCCATCACTATCGCAGAAGTTGATCGGATAGATATCAGCTTTTGCGTCGATTACTTTAAACATAGCTTGAGAGCGAGTGCGGCGGTCTGCTAGCTCGTTCATGTAGCGTTTGCCGGTTCTTGGATCTACTGAGATACCGTAGCGGAAGCTTCCGTTTACGTTAAACATAGAGCCTACGCCAAAGCCTTTTTCATCAGGGCATGCCCATGGACCAAACTGTATCCAGCTTAGCTGCACCGGAGTTGCGCCGATTCTTAAAGCCTCTTTCATAGCGCCTGCGGTAGCTCCTGGGTGGTTGGTGCTATCTGTGGTAGGTAGGATAGATGGATCTTGGACTTGTCTAAAGAATATGTCGCGGCAAAATCCTCCTGCTGCTAGCACTATGCCTTTTTTAGCTTTTATAGTCTTTTTAGTTCCTGTAGTGTTTTCGGCGTCGTCTTTTTGACTCTTTGAGTCGAATTTATAATCCTCTCTGATGATCACGCCGTCTACGCCGCCGTCTTCGCCTAGAACGAATTCGTCAAATTTAGCTCTTTGTCTTAGCTCGCAGCCTTGTAGGTTTTTAAAGTATTCTACCATCGGCTGAACGATACCCGAACCCGAGCCGTTAGCTGTTTGAAGCGATCTAGGTACGCTGTGTCCGCCTGCGTGAGTAACTTTATCTATGTATTTAGCGCCGCATTTTAGAGTTAGTTTATATGCGTCTTGAGCGCGAGTAGCGATGGTGTCGATGAGATCTACGTGGTTTAGTCCGCGGCCGGCTTTTAGGCAGTCTTTGATAAATAGCTCGTTGCTATCTTTGATGCCTTCTGCTTTTTGTTTGTCGCTGTTTGGAACGGCAAATATGCCGCCATTAATTACGGAGTTACCGCCGACGCGTCCCATCTTTTCTAGGATTAGGACTTTATTGCCCTTTTCGGCTGCGGTGATACCGGCTGCTAGTCCTGCAAAACCGGAACCAACGATAACTACGTCCCACTCCTCGTCAAATTTGACGTCTTTAGCGTTAACAGCTGCTTGTGCATTTACTCCGCCTAGAGCCAAAGCTCCGGCACCTACCATACTTAACTTAACAAAATCCCTTCTTGAAACGTTTGAGTTTTTCATAGCTTCTCCTTAAATTTATTTAGCTATTACCTGTAAATCTTTAATTTACGACTCTACTCTAAATACCTTTATTACTATTGGTGTCTTTTGAGCGTCCTCCTTGGATTAAATTTATTTTAGCTAGTGTTATTATAGGACTTAACTTTAAAGAATAAGCTTAAATGAAGTTGTAATTTATAATTTATTTGTAATATTAAAGGATATATTTGTCTTGAGAGGAGTGATTGTATCGGGCTAAGGATGGTGAAAAATAAAATTCAAATTTACAGGATTAAATTTGAATTGTGACGTTAAATTTGGAGGTAGAGAGCGGCGGTTGGATGGTAAATTTAAATTAATCGGCAAAAATTTGCAGATGAAACGGCGGCAAATTTAACCATATTTGCCGCTTGAAAGCTAAATTTAGCCTAGTCTTTTATGTAAAATTTGAGAAAATCCCCATAGAAGTCTTGCCTGCGCGAGTTCGGTTTTTTCGAGTTTTGCTACCATCATCTCTTCGTTTTTGCCTAGGCGCGAAACCACCTCGCCAAATGGGCTAATCAGCATCGAATCGCCGTAAAAGCTCCACTGCTCGCCGCTTGCGGCCTTGTGATTGCCGACGCGGTTTACGCGCAGAACATAGACGTTGTTCGTAAAGGCGCGGGTTTTTAGCAACTCTTCCCAGCGCGACTCGCTAAAAAACGTGCATGCGGTAGGGACTACGACGGCATCGACCTTCTTGCGCGCCATATACGCCCATGCCGCGTCAAAATGCGCCTCAAAGCCAAACATCACGCCGATTTTAAATTTCTCGTAGCTAAAAACTGGCAAATTTAGCTCGCCCTCGGCCTTGTTGTCAAAAAATTTCGTCTCGTTCCAGTGCAGGTAGGGCATCAAGATCTGCTGCTCGTAAAAGCGCGACGACGCGGGGCTAAATCTCGCCGCAACCTTAATGAAGCCTTTGCCTTTTGGTAACACGAGCGGGGCTAGGATTTCTAGATTGTATTTTTGCGCCATCGCGGCAAGCGCGTGCTTTTTGCGCTCGCTTTGTTCCTTGATGAGACTTTTTGGCATTAGCTCTAGCTCTTTAAAAAAGCTGTTTAGCACGTACTCGCCAAGCACCACGAGCCTGGCTCCCTCATCGGCACAAATCCTAAAATAATAATCAAGCCGCGACTCGCTCATGGGCTGCGTGGGTAGCTGCAGGGCGCAAACGGCCGCGGTAGCGTTATTCATCGTCTGCATCCTTTACCACTAGCTTTGCGTTTTGCAGGATCTTGTCTGCTTCCTCGAGTAGCTTTTTGCCTTCTTTATGTAGCTTGACGCTTTGTTCTAGGCTCAAATTTTCATCGCCTAGCTGTTTTAAAATTTCATTTGCTTTGGCGAGTTTGCTTTCAAAATCCTCGCTTAAATTCTCACTCATCTAAAACCTTTTTTATGATTTTTTCAAATTTATCTACTTCGACCAAAAACGCGTCGTGGCCGTAGTCGCTGTCTATCTCGTGATAATCGCACGCCTTGCCGATACCGCACAGCGTCTCGTGCATTTCGCGCATGCAGCTTGGCGGAAACAGCATATCGCCGCTAAATGCGACCAGCGTAACTTTAGCGCAAATAGGCAAAAGAGCGTGCGCAAGGTCATCGTAGTGGCGCGTGCAGTCAAAGATATTCATCATCTTTACGATATAAAGGTAGCTCAGCGGATCAAAGCGCTTTGGAAAGCTGTGGCCGTTGTACTCCATATAGCGATCGACCTGAAACCGCCCCGTAAGCTCGTAAAGGCCGTCGGTTTCTACGTAGTTGCGGCCAAATTTGGAATCCATGGAGCTAGGCGAGAGAAAGCTGATGTGCCCCGCCATACGCCCTAGCGCCATGCCGGTTAGCCCCTGAGCGGCGATGTCGTTTTCGTCGTATTGTCCGTCTTTGAAACCTGGATCGCGTAGGATGCCCTCGATCGCTATTTTGTTAAACGCGATCGCCCAGGCCTTGCTCTGATAGGTGCTGGCTAGGATGATGACGTTTTTGGCGAAATTTGGAAATTCGATCGCAAAACAAAGCGCCTGCATGCCGCCTAGGCTACCGCCCACGACCGCATGCGCTCGCTCTATGCCTAAGTGCTCAAAAAGCCTCATCTGCGCCTTTACGACGTCGCTGATGGTTAGCACCGGAAAGCGTAAACGATACTGCTTGCCCGTGCTTTTTTCGATACTTAGGGGATTTGTAGAGCCGAAATTTGAGCCGAGGATATTTACGCAGATGACGAAAAATTTGCTCGTATCTATGCCTTTGCCTTCGCCCACTAGCGCGTCCCACCAGCCAAATTTCTGCTCGTTTTCGTATCTGCCTGCGGCGTGGTGGCTGCCAGTTAGCGCGTGACAGACGACTATGACGTTGCTTTTATCTTGGTTTAGCTCGCCGTATGTTTCGTAGGCAAGCTCAAATTCGGGTAAAATTCGGCCGCTCTCCAGATAGAGCGGCTCGTCAAATTTTACTTTGCCGGTTTGTAAATTTAGCACTAATTGACTTTGTAGTTAGGGGCTTCTTGCGTGATGACGACGTCGTGAACGTGGCTCTCTTTTAATCCAGCGCTCGTGATCTCAACGAACTGGGCTTTTTCCTGAAGGGTTTTGATATCTTTTGAACCCATGTAGCCCATCGCGCTTCGTAGGCCGCCAACTAGCTGATGTACGACCTCTTTTATACTGCCGGCGAACGGTACGCGGCCCTCGATGCCTTCTGGTACGAGTTTATCTTGCGCGGTGCCTTCTTGGAAATATCTATCGCTGCTGCCTTTCGTCATCGCGCCGATACTTCCCATACCGCGGTAGACTTTATACTGGCGTCCTTGGAAGGTTATCACCTCGCCCGGAGTCTCCTCGCAGCCAGCTAGTAAGCTACCCGCCATCACGCAGCTAGCGCCTGCGGCTAGGGCTTTGGCTACGTCGCCTGAGTACTTTAGTCCGCCGTCTGCGATGACTGGGATACCGTATTTTGCAGCTTCGGCCGAGCAGCTATCGACGGCGAAAATTTGAGGTACGCCAACGCCCGCTACCACGCGAGTGGTGCAGATGGAGCCCGGTCCTATGCCTACCTTGATACCGTCGGCGCCTGCTTGCGCTAGGTCTTTGACGGCAGCCGGGTTTGCGATATTTCCCGCGACGACGTCCACTTTTAGCTCGGCTTTAACCTGTTTTAGCGTGTCTAGTACGCCTTTTGAGTGGCCGTGAGCGGAGTCTATGACGATGACGTCTACGCCGGCTTCTGCTAGAGCTTTTGCTCTGTCCATTTGACCTACGCCGATGGCTGCGGCTACGCGGAGTCTGCCGTAGGCGTCTTTGTTCGCGTTTGGATACTCTTTGCGTTTTTTTAGATCTTTTATGGTTATGAGACCTTCTAGGTGGCCGTCTTTATCGACGATAGGTAGTTTTTCTACGCGGTTTTGAGAGAAAATCTTCTCCGCGTCGTCTAGCGTGCAGCCCTTTGGAGCCGTGATTAGCGGGGCTTTAGTCATCCTGTCTTTTACGAGGACGCTTCTGTCGTTTTCAAATCTCAAATCGCGGTTGGTTAGGATTCCTATCAGTTTATTTTCCTCATCTACAACAGGAACGCCAGAGATATGCAGATCCGCCATCATATCAAGCGCCGAGCCTACGCTAGCGTTTGGCGAGATGGAGATAGGATCGATGATTACGCCACTTTCGCTTTTTTTGACGCGGCGGACCTCTTTGACCTGGCTTTGTATGTCCATATTTTTATGTATGACGCCAATACCGCCCAGGCGCGCCATCATGATCGCCGCGCGGTGCTCGGTGACGGTGTCCATCGCAGCCGATACGATCGGGATATTTAGCTCCACGTTTCTGCTAAAGCGCGTTTTTATATCTACTTGTTTGGGCAAAATTTCGGAGTACTGTGGGACGAGTAAAACGTCGTCAAAGGTGAGAGCCTTTGTAACTATCTTCATGCGTTTATCCTTTTATAGAGTTTTCTAAACTAAGTGCGCCTTCTAGCAGCGTTTTTTCATCCCACGCCTTTGCGATGAGCTGAGCCGAGACGTTTAGGCCGTCCGCGTCTTTTGCCACCGGAACCGAGATGGCAGGCAAGCCGGCTAAATTTACACTGATCGTATAGATATCTGACAGATAGGAATCTAGCGGGTTTTTTAGCTCGCCAAATTTATACGCGGTGCTAGGGGCGACAGGCATCAAAATGAGGTCGCATTCGCTCAAAATTTGCTCATACTTGGCCTTGGTGTGAGCGCGAGCTTTTTGAGCCTTGATGTAATACGCGTCGTAGTAGCCGCTGCTAAGCACGAAAGTACCGAGTAAAATTCGCTTTTTTACTTCTTCGCCGAACCCTTCCGAGCGCGAGTTGATGTAGAGTTCTTTTAAATTTTTAGCTTCTGCCCTGCGTCCGTATCTCACTCCGTCGTAGCGGCTGAGATTTGCGCTGGCTTCGGCGGTGGCGATGATGTAGTAGGTCGCGATGTCGCATTTTGAGTTTTCTAAATTTTTATAGATTATTTTGTGGCCTGCGGCTTTTAAAATTTCGACCGCTTTTAAAAGCGCCTTTTTGGTCTCTTCCGAGGCTTCGTTTATGTAGTTTTCGATGACGCAGATCGTGAGTTTTTTGTCCGCGTTTAGTTTGTCCGCTACGCTTTCAAATTTGATATCCGCGCTCGTGCTGTCTTTGTCGTCGTGTCCTGCGATGATGTCGTACAGGATCGCGGCGTCCTCGACGTTTTGCGTTATCGGTCCGATCTGATCGAGCGAGCTAGAGTAGGAGCCCAGGCCGTATCTGCTGACGCGTCCGTAGGTCGGCTTTAGTCCCACGCAGCCGCAAAATGCAGCAGGCTGGCGTATTGAGCCGCCCGTATCGCTTCCTAGAGCAGCCACCGCTAACCCTGCGCCGACCGCGGCAGCCGAGCCGCCCGAGCTACCGCCCGGTACTCTCTCGCGGTTTAGAGGATTTAGCGTTTTGCCGTAGTAGCTGTTTTCGGTCGTATTACCCATGGCAAATTCGTCCATATTCGTACGGCCAAACGGCGCCAAGCCCGCTGCTAGCAGCTTTTCTATAACCGTCGCGTTATAAGGCGCGATGTAGCCTTGTAAAATTTTAGACGCACTCGTTACGCTCCAGCCCTTTACCTGGATGTTGTCTTTTATAGCGATCGGTACGCCCGCACCCAGTTTATCAAGCGGCAAATTTGCCAACTGCTCGACGTAGGCGCCAAGCTCTCTATCTGCGAAAATTTTCTTTTCCAGCTCGTTTCTAAGCTCGGTTACTTCGCCGGCGCTTAGCTTTAGAGCCTCTTTTAAAGTTATCATTTTTTATCCTTAAATTTTATTACCGCTACGATACCCGCGGCTGTGACCGCGAGGATGGCCGCGATAGTCGCCGCGACGAACCAAGCGGAGATAGGCTCAGACATTTTTTAGTACCTTTTCGCATCTCGGGCAGGTTTCGCCGTCGTGCTTAGCGGTAAATTTCCAACATCTCGGGCACTTGTGACGCGTTGATAAAACGAGTTTAAATTTATTGTTTCCGACGTCAAATTCAGCTAGACTGTCGCTGCCGTCTAGGCTCTGGACGTCACTAACCATATACCAGTCGCTTATCTCGTTTATATCTTCGCTCAGGATCAAATTTGAGCTGGTTTGTAGCACGAGCTCGAGGGTTGATTTTATCTTTTTGTCTTTTTTGAGTACGTCGATTAGTTCGAAAAATTTCTCGCGGCTAGCGACTAGTAGTTCGTCGTCTACGTTAAACTCAAAATCTAGCGGTGCGTACTCTAGATCAAAGGCGTCCGCCGCACCGTTTTTGATGATCTCAGGTGCATAGTCCATCACCTCGTCCACGGTGTATGTGAGCGTCGGAGCGATGAGCGGTAGGAGCGCTCTAGTAATTAGCGCCATCGCGCTTTGAGCCGAGCGGCGAGTATCGCTGTCTTTGGCGTCGCAGTATAGGCGGTCTTTGCAGATATCAAGATATATGCCGCTTAAATCCGCACTTAGGAAGTTCATCAGCAGGCTAAAGCCCTTTGAAAAGTCGTAGTTTCTAAACGCCGCTTCGGCCTCGTCGAATGCCTTTTTCGCGCGGCTTAGTATCCAGCGGTCTAGGATGTTGAAATTTGATGTTTCGATATCTTCTAGATCGTTTACGTTGGCTAGCAGAAATCTTATTGTATTGCGTATTTTTCGGTATTGCTCGCTTACTTGTTTTAGGATATTTTCGCTGATTTTTAGGTCGCTAGAGTAGTCGCTAAGCGCAACCCAAAGGCGTAAAATTTCCACGCCGTAGGTTTTAGCGACGTCTGCGGGAGCTACGACGTTGCCCTTGCTTTTACTCATCTTTTGACCGTTTTCGTCGACGGTAAATCCATGCGTGAGCACGCTTCTATACGGCGCTCTTCCTTGCGCGGCGCAGCTTAGCAGTAGCGAGCTTTGGAACCAGCCTCTGTGCTGATCGCTGCCCTCTAGATACATATCAGCAGGATAGCTACCCGCATCGTAGTCGCCGCTTTTTAGCACAGCAGCCCACGTCGAGCCGCTGTCAAACCAGACGTCTAGGATGTCCATAACTTTTTCTAAATTTTGCGGGTCATATTTGCAGTTTGCCGGCAAGAGATCTTTTATCTCACTGTCCCACCACGCGTCAGCGCCTTTTTGCTCAAATATCGCTGCGACGTTATCTAAAATTTCATCATCAAATATCGGCTCTTTGGTATCCTTATGCCTAAAAAACGCTATCGGCACGCCCCAGTCGCGTTGGCGCGAGATGCACCAGTCAGGACGATTTTCTATCATCGAGCCTATCCTTTTTACGCCGCTTGCAGGGTAAAATTTGACATTTTCAAGTTCTTTTAGCGCGACTTCTCGTAGCGTTTTGCCCTCGATTTTCGGTTCGTCCATGGCGATAAACCACTGCTTCGTAGCGCGGTAGATGACCGGCTTGTGCGTTCTCCAGCAAAATGGATATGAGTGGACGAATTTGCTAACTTTTAGCAAATTTGAGCCTAGAAGCTCTAAAATTTTCTCGTTCGCTTTAAAGATATGCATGCCGATTAGTTCGTCCGCTACGCCGTCTGGAAATAACTTTTTGGCCTTTAGCGTTTCGTCGTATAGTCCGCCCTCATCGACGGGCATGATGACTTCGATACCGTATTTTAGGCTGACGTGGTAGTCGTCCTCGCCGTGTCCCGGAGCGGTGTGCACTAGTCCCGTACCGCCATCCATAGTGACGTGATCGCCTAGGATAAATAGCGATTTTCTGCCGTTTAGCGGATTAACCGCGTGCAGGTTTTCAAGCTCGGCCGCGGCAAATTCTTTTAAAATTTCGCCCTTAGTTAGACCTTCTTTTTCCAGCTCGCTTAGCATCTCTTTGGCAAATATCAAATTTTCAGCCGTTAAAACGTAAATTTCATTTGGATTTAGCGAGATGGCTTGGTTTGCCGGCAATGTCCAAGGCGTGGTCGTCCAGATGACCGCGCTGGCGTCTTTTGTGCCGATTTTCGCCGCGGCTTCTTCGCCTAGCTTAAACGCGACGTAGATGCTGTAGTCCTCTTTGTCCTCGTACTCGACCTCTGCCTCGGCTAGAGCGCTTCTAGCCGCCCAGCTCCAGTATACCGGCTTACTGCGCTCGATCAAAAGTCCGCGTTTGGCGACTTTGCAAAGCGTTTTGTAAATCTCGGCTTCAAATTTAAATTTCATCGTCAGATACGGGTCGTCCCAGTCGCTAGCGACGCCTAGCTGCTTAAAGCTCTCCCTTTGCACGTCGATAAATTCTCTCGCGTGCTCGCGGCAAAGCTCGCGGATCTGCGTTTTGCTGAGGCTCTTTTTCTTGTCGCCCAGTTTTACCTCGACTTGCTGTTCGATCGGTAGTCCGTGGCAGTCCCAGCCCGGCGTAAATCTCACGTTTTCGCCGAAAAAGTAGTGCGTTTTTAAGATGATGTCTTTTAGGGTTTTGTTTAGCGCGTGTCCGATGTGGATGTTGCCGTTGGCGTAGGGAGGGCCGTCGTGCAGAGTGAAGCTTTTGGCGGCTTTTTGCCTTTTAGCTTTCATTTTTTCGTAGATTTTTCTATCATCAAACCACGATTTTAAGCGTTTGGGTTCGTTTTCGGGCAGGTTGCCGCGCATGGGAAATTCTGTGTTTGGAAGCAATAATGTATCTTTGTAATCCATAGGTTCGCCTTGAAGTAAAAAATTGGTAGATTCTATCCAAACGGCGATTAAATGCTACTGAAAAAACGCTATTTTAAGCTAAATTTATGTAAGATGTTTTTGGTTTTTAAAGGAGAAAACAGTGAAAAACGCACTACTGATCATCGGCGAAGATATCGGCGTAAACGCGCCTTTTTTGGATTATATTTTTTGCGCTTACAAGCGGCATTTCGGCGAGCTTGGCGAGTTTAGGTTCGTTAGCAAAAGCGACAAGGAGCTACCATTTATTATAGAGCATATTCTCGCACGCTCGGATAGTCTTTGCATCTACGCGTCGAGTCAAAACTGCTCCGTCGCGGCTAAAATTTTAGCTACGTTAAGCGGCGATATTTTGGAACTAAAATCCCCGCAAATGCTAGCTCCCAGCAGAGCCGAAAAATTTAGCGACGATGGATTTTTAATTAAACTAAATCAAACTTACGTAAATTTATTAAAGGCGGACGCGAACCAAAAACTGCCTGCCATAGATATCAAAACGCAGCGAGATTTCGACTATTTTCATCTTGTAGATATCGACGAGGAGAGCGCGAAAATCCTGCTCGAACCGCTGGCAAAAACCTATGATGTGCAGATTTATCCTTCTCAAATTTTGTCAAATTTGACGCTACTTAGAGTGGAGGCGAACAAATTCGGTCAAACCAGCGGCTTTATAAACGGCGCGAAAAATCTCTTTTCGGGCAAATTTGTTGAGGGCGAGGATGTTTTTCGTCACGTTGCGAGCACGCTCATTGAAAGCGGGCTAAAGCTTACATTTGCCGAGTCTTGCACGGCCGGGCTTGCCGCAGCGAAATTTGGCGCTTTTGCCGGAGTTTCTGCTGCATTTAACGGCTCGCTAGTGACCTATGCAAACGAGATGAAACGCGACTGGCTGGGTGTTAGCGATGAGATTTTACAAACTTACGGTGCGGTGAGCGAGCAGTGCGTGATGGCGATGCTAAAAGGCGCGCTAAAAGCGAGCGAATCGGACTTTTCTCTAGCTATCAGCGGTATCGCCGGGCCTGACGGCGGTAGCGAGGCAAAGCCTGTGGGGACGGTATTTGTGGGAGCCTATGCAAAAGACGGCGAGTGCATCATCGAGAGGCTAAATTTAAACGGAGATCGCAACTATATAAGAGAGCAAAGCGCGCTGGCGGCGTACGTTTGCCTGCTAAAGCTAAAGCCGAGGCTATTTTTGGCGTAAATTTGGGTTAAATTTGATGAAATTCGTCAAATTTGTGCTTGCTAAAATTTAAAGTAGATGGGTTTTGTTCTATTAAATTTGTAAAAAAGACGCCGACAAATTTAAAATTTACCGCCGTTTTTCACTGGAGCAGAGTGACAAATTAGCTCCGCCAAACTTAAAATTTAGCGTAAATTTAAGCCTGACGGACGAAATTTATAAAGTAAAACCGCGAATTATTTTTGATACGGCGTCGTCTCGTAGCCTTGATTTATGAGGCTGCCCATGCCGCCGTCAAGATTTATTATATTTAGTTCCGGCGAATCTATCATCGCCGCCGCCGCAGCGCTTCTGCGTCCGCTTCTGCATATGAGCGCGACCGGTTTTTTTAGATCGACATTGGCTTTTAACTCGTTCAAAAAACCCTCTTTATCGGTTGCGTTAAAAGTGATAGTCTTTGCGCCCTTTATTACGCCCGTTTCCATCCATTCAGCAGGCGTTCTTATATCAACGATCTGCTCGTAGTTTTTGATCGCCTCGGGACTAACTTGCACCGTAGAAATTTCCGCAAAAGCCATCGCAGCAGCCGCTCCTAAAAGTAAAATTTTTCTCATTTTCTCTCCTTAAATTTGACGGCGTGAATATTAGCACTCAATTTTAAATATTTTGTCATTCTAAAATCACTCCAGCATAAATTTTTCTTTTTTAATAATTAATATTTTCATAGGACAAACGCTATAATCGCAAATCCATATCAATACAAAGGATAAAAATGAAAAAAGTTTTTTCGCGCTTAGCTTGCTTTCAAGCTTTTTGTTTGCCGCGGAGGTAAATATTCTGCGCGCCACTACGACGCCGACAGCGAGCTTTATAAGCTTTTTGAGCAAAAGACGGGTATCAAGGTAAACGCCACGCAGGCAAAAGCGGGCGAGCTAATCAAAAAGCTCGAAGTAGAAGGGGGTGGCTCTGCGGCGGATATCTTTATCACCGCAGACGCTGGAAATTTCTACACCGCAAAGACTAAAGGCGTGCTACAATCCGTCAAATCAGAAACTCTGGAAAAAATCGTACTGGAGTAGTATAGAGACAACGACGGCCAGTGGTTTGCTATCTCAAAACGCGCCAGAGTCATCGTTTATGATAAAAGAGACTTCGATCCTAAAGGCATCAAGGACTACGAGGATCTAACAAAGCCTGAGCTAAAAGGCAAACTGCTAATCAGAAGTGCGACGGCTCCGTATAGCAAGTCGCTACTAGCGGCTATCATCGAGGCCGACGTAAAGACGCGGCTACTAAATGGGCTGAGGGCACGCTAAAAAATCTAGCCCGCGATCCAAAAGGCGGCGATAGGGATCAGGCTAAGGCTATCTACGCAGGGGAGGGCGACGTAGCGGTGATGAACACCTACTACATAGGCCTCATGCTAACCTCTCCGAAAGCCGAAGACGTCGAGGCTGCGAAGAATCTGGGCATCATTTTCCCTAATCAAGACAACCGCGGCACGCACGTAAACATCAGCGGTATCGCGCTAACAAAGGCTGCTAAAAACAAAGAAAACGCCGTTAAATTTATGGAGTTTATGGTGAGCCCTGAGACGCAAAAGATACTTGCGGGTATAAATTTCGAGTATCCGATCAACGCAGAGGTCGAGCCTAGCGACATCGTAAAAGGCTTTGGTAAATTTAAAGAAGACTCCACTCCGCTTTATAAAAGTGTGCAAAACACGAACGAGGCTATTAAAATTTACGACGTAGCCGGCTGGAAAATAATGAAAGTAAAATTTGGGGCGATTTTTATCGCCCTTATCGTTTTTGATCCCCATTTTTAGCATATTTTTCGAGATCGCTTTGGGCGACTACTCCTTGCTCGAGCATTTTTTAAGTATCTTTTTATGGGGTATATCCAAGGTACTTTTGCCGTCGCGGCGGGCGTTTTGGCGCTTAGTCTGGTTATCGCCGTGGTTTCGGCGTGGCTGGTGGCGAACTACCGCTTCGCGCTCTCAAATTTCTTTGAATATGCCCTCATTCTTCCGTTTGCGATTCCTGCTTATATATTTAGCTTTTGCTACGTCGGGATTATGGATTACGGCGGATATTTTCATCAAATTTTCGGCTTTAGGCTAGAGTTTATGAATATCTACGGAGTGATTTTCGTGCTGTCGTTGTCGCTTTATC from Campylobacter showae CSUNSWCD includes the following:
- the metX gene encoding homoserine O-acetyltransferase MetX, whose product is MLNLQTGKVKFDEPLYLESGRILPEFELAYETYGELNQDKSNVIVVCHALTGSHHAAGRYENEQKFGWWDALVGEGKGIDTSKFFVICVNILGSNFGSTNPLSIEKSTGKQYRLRFPVLTISDVVKAQMRLFEHLGIERAHAVVGGSLGGMQALCFAIEFPNFAKNVIILASTYQSKAWAIAFNKIAIEGILRDPGFKDGQYDENDIAAQGLTGMALGRMAGHISFLSPSSMDSKFGRNYVETDGLYELTGRFQVDRYMEYNGHSFPKRFDPLSYLYIVKMMNIFDCTRHYDDLAHALLPICAKVTLVAFSGDMLFPPSCMREMHETLCGIGKACDYHEIDSDYGHDAFLVEVDKFEKIIKKVLDE
- the xseB gene encoding exodeoxyribonuclease VII small subunit, with translation MSENLSEDFESKLAKANEILKQLGDENLSLEQSVKLHKEGKKLLEEADKILQNAKLVVKDADDE
- a CDS encoding carbon-nitrogen hydrolase family protein; translation: MNNATAAVCALQLPTQPMSESRLDYYFRICADEGARLVVLGEYVLNSFFKELELMPKSLIKEQSERKKHALAAMAQKYNLEILAPLVLPKGKGFIKVAARFSPASSRFYEQQILMPYLHWNETKFFDNKAEGELNLPVFSYEKFKIGVMFGFEAHFDAAWAYMARKKVDAVVVPTACTFFSESRWEELLKTRAFTNNVYVLRVNRVGNHKAASGEQWSFYGDSMLISPFGEVVSRLGKNEEMMVAKLEKTELAQARLLWGFSQILHKRLG
- the guaB gene encoding IMP dehydrogenase encodes the protein MKIVTKALTFDDVLLVPQYSEILPKQVDIKTRFSRNVELNIPIVSAAMDTVTEHRAAIMMARLGGIGVIHKNMDIQSQVKEVRRVKKSESGVIIDPISISPNASVGSALDMMADLHISGVPVVDEENKLIGILTNRDLRFENDRSVLVKDRMTKAPLITAPKGCTLDDAEKIFSQNRVEKLPIVDKDGHLEGLITIKDLKKRKEYPNANKDAYGRLRVAAAIGVGQMDRAKALAEAGVDVIVIDSAHGHSKGVLDTLKQVKAELKVDVVAGNIANPAAVKDLAQAGADGIKVGIGPGSICTTRVVAGVGVPQIFAVDSCSAEAAKYGIPVIADGGLKYSGDVAKALAAGASCVMAGSLLAGCEETPGEVITFQGRQYKVYRGMGSIGAMTKGSSDRYFQEGTAQDKLVPEGIEGRVPFAGSIKEVVHQLVGGLRSAMGYMGSKDIKTLQEKAQFVEITSAGLKESHVHDVVITQEAPNYKVN
- the gatA gene encoding Asp-tRNA(Asn)/Glu-tRNA(Gln) amidotransferase subunit GatA, which codes for MITLKEALKLSAGEVTELRNELEKKIFADRELGAYVEQLANLPLDKLGAGVPIAIKDNIQVKGWSVTSASKILQGYIAPYNATVIEKLLAAGLAPFGRTNMDEFAMGNTTENSYYGKTLNPLNRERVPGGSSGGSAAAVGAGLAVAALGSDTGGSIRQPAAFCGCVGLKPTYGRVSRYGLGSYSSSLDQIGPITQNVEDAAILYDIIAGHDDKDSTSADIKFESVADKLNADKKLTICVIENYINEASEETKKALLKAVEILKAAGHKIIYKNLENSKCDIATYYIIATAEASANLSRYDGVRYGRRAEAKNLKELYINSRSEGFGEEVKKRILLGTFVLSSGYYDAYYIKAQKARAHTKAKYEQILSECDLILMPVAPSTAYKFGELKNPLDSYLSDIYTISVNLAGLPAISVPVAKDADGLNVSAQLIAKAWDEKTLLEGALSLENSIKG
- a CDS encoding flavocytochrome c, with the translated sequence MKNSNVSRRDFVKLSMVGAGALALGGVNAQAAVNAKDVKFDEEWDVVIVGSGFAGLAAGITAAEKGNKVLILEKMGRVGGNSVINGGIFAVPNSDKQKAEGIKDSNELFIKDCLKAGRGLNHVDLIDTIATRAQDAYKLTLKCGAKYIDKVTHAGGHSVPRSLQTANGSGSGIVQPMVEYFKNLQGCELRQRAKFDEFVLGEDGGVDGVIIREDYKFDSKSQKDDAENTTGTKKTIKAKKGIVLAAGGFCRDIFFRQVQDPSILPTTDSTNHPGATAGAMKEALRIGATPVQLSWIQFGPWACPDEKGFGVGSMFNVNGSFRYGISVDPRTGKRYMNELADRRTRSQAMFKVIDAKADIYPINFCDSDGVKNMVIPEHYTKPLESGVLKKFETLDELAAAYKIPAAELKKTVERYNSFVKSGKDEDFGKPMDKTTTNGVDISKPPFYAMRGTPKLHHTMGGIDINTKAQVISLQTEMPIPRLFAAGEITGGVHGASRLGSVAIADCLTFGMIAGENIG